GCTGCTCTATATATTCAAAAACCTTTTCAACCAGCGCTGACGCTATACCCTTACCTTCCAGTTCCTGCGGAACTTCGGTATGTATGAGGTAATACTTATCGTTCTTTTTCAGGTAGTCAACAAAAGCGCGGTGCCCGTCAACATGCAGTTCAAAATTGTGGATAGGCTCGTTGTTAATGAGTTCGATATCGGTGTATGATGACATAGCAGATGTGTTGGTGTAATCAAATTTAAGCATGTTACGCTGAAAAGCAAGGCTTGTATGCATTAAACAGAACAGGCCTTGCATTTTTAGCAAGGCCTGTTCTGTTTATATAAAATGTTTTTTTACTCCTCTACAACTTCGCTGTTAGTGCTCACCGGTTCGGGCGTTTCCTGTTTAAAATAACGCTTTTGGAATATCAGAATCATAATAACACCTACTGATATTGCAGCATCGGCAAGGTTAAATATCGGGCGGAAGAACTCAAAGTCCTCACCACCCCATACCGGGAACCACTGCGGAAAGTTACCCCTGATTAAAGGGAAATAGAACATGTCAACCACACGGCCGTGAAACCAGGGGGCATAATTAAAAACCTTGCCGTAAAAAACACAGTCGATAATATTACCCAGTGCGCCGGCTAATATCAGGGCCACATTCATAATAAGGCCGCGGTGGTTTTTATGCTTAATTAAATATACCAAGCCGTAACCGATGGCTATAACCGCTACAATACGGAAGAGGGTTAAAGCAAGCTTACCCATTTCTCCACCCAGCTCCATGCCAAACGCCATACCGTTATTTTCGATAAAGCGCAGCATGCCCCGGTCACCTAAAAAGTGAATCTCCTCGCCAATGTACATATTGGTCTTCACCCAGATCTTGATTGCCTGGTCGGCCAATACCACTAACGTGGCAACAAGGAAAGGTTTAACGTACGATGCCTTCATTAATTCTGTCGAAGTTTAGCTTCCATGCTAAGCGTTGTATGCGGCACAGCGCGCAAACGCTCTTTCTGAATCAGCTTGCCGGTTTCGCGGCAAACACCGTAAGTTTTGTTTTCAATACGTACCAGTGCGGCATCAAGCTGCTCAATAAACTTTTTTTGCCTTGCAGCAAGCTGGTTTATCTGCTCTTTTTCTAAAGTAGCCGAGCCATCTTCTAAAGTTTTGTAAGTACCTGCAGTGTCATCAGTACCGTTAGCGTTTGGAGAACTTAATGATGAAGCAAGGGCGTTAAGCTCTTCCTTAGCGGTACGCATTTTTTCAAGTATAATCTCTTTGAATTCCTGTAGTTCCGCGTCAGAATATCTGGTCTTTGTGGTTTCGTTTGCCATTATATTTTACTTATAGAAATCAATAATTCGTTTTCGTCAATAGTTGTCAACTCCCCTTCGCTCAGCTCATTGTCAAACACAATGGTATCAGCAAGTATCTCGGCCTTTATGTACGCCATATTAGCGTTCACGGCATCGGTAAGCGCGGTACTGTCAGTCTTGATGCGCACGTTAATTTTATCGGTCACTTCAAAATCCTTGCTCTTGCGGAGGTTTTGGATCCGGTTTATCAGCTCGCGCGATATACCTTCCTTCTTCAGTTCGTCAGTCACTGTAACATCTAAAGCAACGGTTAGTTTGCCTAAATTTGCAACCTGCCAGCCCGGTACGTCCTCGGCAATGATCTCAACATCGGTTACCGCGATCTCAAAAACCGAACCGTTGATCTCAAAAGTTGTTTTGCCTTCCTGTTCAAACTTCGCCAACGCCTGCTGATCCAGGTTAACAATTGCATCGGCAACGGCTTTCATGTGTTTACCCGCTTTAGGGCCTAATGCTTTAAAGTTAGGCTTTATCTTCTTTTTAATAAACCCGGCAGCGTCGGTAATATATTCAATATTTTTGATATTCGTCTCAGAAAGTATCAGCTCTTTAACCTGCTCTACCTGATGCTCAAAGTTCCTGTCCAGTATCGGCAATAATATCTTGCTCAAAGGTTGGCGCACGTTAATGCTGATCTTTTTACGCAACGACAGTACCAGCGATGATACATCCTGCGCCAGCTGCATGCGTTCTTCCAGCTCCTTGTTCACCAGCTTGGCGTTGTATTCAGGAAAATAAGCCAGGTGCACCGATTCAAATTGCTCTTTACCGGTAACCTTGTTCAAATCGTTATACAAACGCTCCGCAAAGAACGGCGCTACCGGCGATATCAGTTTGGCTATGGTTACCAGGCAAGTGTAAAGCGTTTGGTAGGCCGATAATTTATCCTCAGAGTTTTCTGATTTCCAGAAACGCCTGCGGCTTAAACGGATGTACCAGTTGCTAAAATGCGCGTCAACAAAATCCTGTATGGCACGTGTAGCACGGGTGGGCTCAAAGTCAGCATAAAACTCATCAACCTCTTTGGTTAAGGTATTTAATAGCGATATGATCCAGCGGTCAATCTCCGGCCTTTCGCTTAATGCTATTTCAGGCTCACTGTAAGTAAACTTATCTATGTTGGCATACAGCGCGAAGAATGAATAAGTGTTGTATAACGTACCGAAGAATTTACGGCGCACCTCATCCAAACCCTCAATGTTAAACTTCAGGTTATCCCAGGGCGATGCATTGCTGATCATGTACCAGCGGGTGGCATCGGCACTGTATTTTTCAATTGTTTCGAAAGGGTCGGTAGCATTACCTAAACGCTTTGACATTTTGTTGCCATTCTTATCGAGCACCAAACCGTTTGATACAACGTTTTTAAACGCGATACCTGCATTGCCAACCGCCTCGTTTATGGCTTTGATCTCGTCGCTGCTTTCGCTTAGCATTACCGCTATGGCATGCAGGGTAAAGAACCAGCCGCGGGTTTGGTCAACACCTTCGGCTATAAAATCAGCCGGATAAGCGTTTTTAAACTCGTCCTTATTCTCGAACGGAAAATGCCATTGCGCGTAAGGCATAGCGCCTGAGTCAAACCAAACATCAATCAGATCCGGCTCGCGCAGCATTTTGTTACCGGTTGATGACGTTAATACCACATCGTCAACATAAGGGCGGTGCATATCATCCAGCTTAAAGCCTTGAGGCATGTGCCCCGCAGCGATAGATCTTTCTATTTCCTGGTTTAGTTCCTCTATCGAGCCGATGCATTTTTCTTCGCTGCCGTTCTCTTCGCGCCATATAGGCAGCGGAGTACCCCAGTAACGCGAACGCGAAAGGTTCCAGTCTACCAGGTTTTCCAGCCAGTTGCCAAAACGCCCGGTACCGGTTGATTCCGGCTTCCAGTTGATGGTTTTGTTCAGGCCAACCAGTTTATCCTTAACGGCGGTGGTTTTAATAAACCAGCTGTCTAATGGGTAATACAAAATCGGTTCGTCCGTACGCCACGAGTGCGGATAGCTGTGCTCATATTTCTGTACGTTGAACGCCTTGTTATCTTCTTTCAGCTTGATGGATATAAGCACGTCAGTCGGTTTAAATCCTGGCTCCTCGCGCTCTTCCTTGCTGTAGTATTCTTCTTTTACATATCGGCCGGCAAAGTCAGTCACTTCATCAACAAAGCGGCCTTGCTTGTTTACCAGCGGTACTTCCTTGCCTGTTTCATCCAGCACCATTACTGATGGTACATTATTCTCTTTACAGGCCCTGAAGTCATCCGCACCAAATACTGATGCGGTGTGCACAATACCGGTACCATCACCTGTAGTTACAAAATCAGCCGGAATAACGCGGAAAGCGTTCTGCTCCAGGTCGGCATTGGTTACATACGGCATCAACTGGTGATAGCGCAGGCCGATAAGATCAGAACCTTTAAACGAAGTTTCAAAACTCCACGGAATTACCTTGTCGCCTTCTTTATAATCGTCAAAAGAGGCGTTCTCTCCTTCCGGCTTAAAATATTTGCTTACCAAAGCCTTGGCCAGCACCACGCTTACCGGTTTAAAGGTATAAGGGTTTAAAGTAGCGATCTTTACATATTCAATATCCTCGCCAACAGCCAGGGCGCAGTTTGATGGAAGCGTCCATGGTGTAGTCGTCCAGGCTAAAATAGCGGTTTCTTCACCCGGCTTGCTGAATAGTGACGACATCAGCGGATGCTGCTGATCATTCTTCAGAAAAAACTGAGCGGTGATGGTGGTATCTTTCACCATTTTATAGGTACCCGGCTGGTTCAGCTCATGCGAGCTCAAGCCGGTGCCCGATTTTGGTGAATATGGCTGCACGGTATAACCTTTATACAACCAGCCTTTATTGTACAGCTGCTTCAGTATCCACCATAACGATTCTATATACTCGTTTTTATAGGTGATGTAGGGGTCATTCAGATCTACCCAATAACCCATTTTAAGAGTAAGGTCGTTCCAAATGTCGGTATAACGCATCACTTCCTTACGGCAGGCCTCGTTGTAATCCTCTACCGAAATACTTTTGCCAATATCATCTTTAGTGATGCCCAATGATTTTTCAACCGCCAGCTCGATAGGAAGGCCATGGGTA
This Mucilaginibacter defluvii DNA region includes the following protein-coding sequences:
- a CDS encoding GNAT family N-acetyltransferase, with protein sequence MLKFDYTNTSAMSSYTDIELINNEPIHNFELHVDGHRAFVDYLKKNDKYYLIHTEVPQELEGKGIASALVEKVFEYIEQHNSKIVPLCVYVQSFLKRHTEWNRVVA
- a CDS encoding lipoprotein signal peptidase, translated to MKASYVKPFLVATLVVLADQAIKIWVKTNMYIGEEIHFLGDRGMLRFIENNGMAFGMELGGEMGKLALTLFRIVAVIAIGYGLVYLIKHKNHRGLIMNVALILAGALGNIIDCVFYGKVFNYAPWFHGRVVDMFYFPLIRGNFPQWFPVWGGEDFEFFRPIFNLADAAISVGVIMILIFQKRYFKQETPEPVSTNSEVVEE
- a CDS encoding TraR/DksA family transcriptional regulator, whose product is MANETTKTRYSDAELQEFKEIILEKMRTAKEELNALASSLSSPNANGTDDTAGTYKTLEDGSATLEKEQINQLAARQKKFIEQLDAALVRIENKTYGVCRETGKLIQKERLRAVPHTTLSMEAKLRQN
- the ileS gene encoding isoleucine--tRNA ligase — encoded protein: MYNEYKQLNLSETGKQILEFWKENNIFEKSISSRPADNPYTFYEGPPSANGMPGIHHVMARSIKDIFCRYKTLKGYRVERKGGWDTHGLPIELAVEKSLGITKDDIGKSISVEDYNEACRKEVMRYTDIWNDLTLKMGYWVDLNDPYITYKNEYIESLWWILKQLYNKGWLYKGYTVQPYSPKSGTGLSSHELNQPGTYKMVKDTTITAQFFLKNDQQHPLMSSLFSKPGEETAILAWTTTPWTLPSNCALAVGEDIEYVKIATLNPYTFKPVSVVLAKALVSKYFKPEGENASFDDYKEGDKVIPWSFETSFKGSDLIGLRYHQLMPYVTNADLEQNAFRVIPADFVTTGDGTGIVHTASVFGADDFRACKENNVPSVMVLDETGKEVPLVNKQGRFVDEVTDFAGRYVKEEYYSKEEREEPGFKPTDVLISIKLKEDNKAFNVQKYEHSYPHSWRTDEPILYYPLDSWFIKTTAVKDKLVGLNKTINWKPESTGTGRFGNWLENLVDWNLSRSRYWGTPLPIWREENGSEEKCIGSIEELNQEIERSIAAGHMPQGFKLDDMHRPYVDDVVLTSSTGNKMLREPDLIDVWFDSGAMPYAQWHFPFENKDEFKNAYPADFIAEGVDQTRGWFFTLHAIAVMLSESSDEIKAINEAVGNAGIAFKNVVSNGLVLDKNGNKMSKRLGNATDPFETIEKYSADATRWYMISNASPWDNLKFNIEGLDEVRRKFFGTLYNTYSFFALYANIDKFTYSEPEIALSERPEIDRWIISLLNTLTKEVDEFYADFEPTRATRAIQDFVDAHFSNWYIRLSRRRFWKSENSEDKLSAYQTLYTCLVTIAKLISPVAPFFAERLYNDLNKVTGKEQFESVHLAYFPEYNAKLVNKELEERMQLAQDVSSLVLSLRKKISINVRQPLSKILLPILDRNFEHQVEQVKELILSETNIKNIEYITDAAGFIKKKIKPNFKALGPKAGKHMKAVADAIVNLDQQALAKFEQEGKTTFEINGSVFEIAVTDVEIIAEDVPGWQVANLGKLTVALDVTVTDELKKEGISRELINRIQNLRKSKDFEVTDKINVRIKTDSTALTDAVNANMAYIKAEILADTIVFDNELSEGELTTIDENELLISISKI